GATCGCCCATCTGCGCCACGGCAATCGACCCGCCCACCAAAACCATCTCGGGCTTCACCCCAAAAAACGCCGGATCCCAAAGCACCAGATCGGCGCGTTTGCCTTCCTCGATGCTGCCGATCTCATGCGCGATCCCATGGGCAATCGCCGGGTTGATCGTGACCTTGGCAATGTAACGCCGCACGCGGAAATTGTCGTTCTCGCCGGTCTCTTCGGCCAGCCGCCCGCGCTGTTTTTTCATCTTGTCGGCGGTCTGCCATGTGCGGATCAACACCTCGCCCACGCGCCCCATCGCCTGACTGTCTGACGCGATGATGCTGAACGCGCCCATATCATGCAGGATATCCTCGGCGGCAATCGTCTCGCGCCGGATGCGGCTCTCGGCAAAGGCCACGTCTTCGGGGATCGACTTATCAAGGTGGTGACACACCATCAGCATATCCAGATGCTCTTCCAACGTGTTCACCGTGAAGGGCCGCGTCGGGTTGGTTGAGGACGGGATCACATGCTCCTCCCCACACACCTTGATGATGTCGGGCGCATGGCCCCCGCCCGCGCCTTCGGTATGAAACGCGTGAATGGTGCGGCCTTTGATGGCGGCCACCGTGTTCTCAACAAACCCGCTTTCATTTAGCGTATCGGTGTGGATCATCACCTGCACGTCCATGTCATCGGCCACGCTCAGACAGCAATCAATCGCGCCGGGCGTGGTGCCCCAATCCTCATGCAGCTTCATGGCACAGGCGCCGCCCTTGACCATCTCCACCAAAGCGCCGGGGAGCGAGGCATTGCCCTTCCCCGACAGCCCAAGGTTCACCGGCAGCGCGTCAAAGCTCTGCAGCATCCGCCCGATATGCCACGGCCCCGGCGTGCAGGTCGTCGCCAAGGTGCCATGCGCCGGGCCGGTGCCGCCGCCCAGCATGGTGGTGATGCCGGAATGGATCGCATCGTCAATCTGCTGCGGACAGATGAAATGGATATGGCTGTCAAACCCGCCCGCGGTCAGGATACGCCCCTCGCCCGCAATCACTTCGGTGCCGGGGCCGACGATGATATCAACACCGCTCTGCGTGTCCGGGTTGCCCGCTTTGCCAATCTTGTGGATGCGCCCATCGCGCAACCCGACATCGGCCTTATAGATACCGCTATGATCCACGATCAGCGCGTTGGTGATCACCGTATCCACCGCCCCTTTGGCGCGCGTGGCTTGGCTTTGGCCCATGCCATCGCGGATCACCTTGCCACCGCCGAACTTCACCTCTTCGCCATAGGTGG
This genomic window from Rhodobacteraceae bacterium D3-12 contains:
- the ureC gene encoding urease subunit alpha produces the protein MPATISRRDYAAMFGPTTGDRLRLADTDLIIEVERDLTTYGEEVKFGGGKVIRDGMGQSQATRAKGAVDTVITNALIVDHSGIYKADVGLRDGRIHKIGKAGNPDTQSGVDIIVGPGTEVIAGEGRILTAGGFDSHIHFICPQQIDDAIHSGITTMLGGGTGPAHGTLATTCTPGPWHIGRMLQSFDALPVNLGLSGKGNASLPGALVEMVKGGACAMKLHEDWGTTPGAIDCCLSVADDMDVQVMIHTDTLNESGFVENTVAAIKGRTIHAFHTEGAGGGHAPDIIKVCGEEHVIPSSTNPTRPFTVNTLEEHLDMLMVCHHLDKSIPEDVAFAESRIRRETIAAEDILHDMGAFSIIASDSQAMGRVGEVLIRTWQTADKMKKQRGRLAEETGENDNFRVRRYIAKVTINPAIAHGIAHEIGSIEEGKRADLVLWDPAFFGVKPEMVLVGGSIAVAQMGDPNASIPTPQPVYSRPMFGAMGGARAASSVTFVSEAAQADGIGAALGLAKQTVAVKNTRNIGKSSMVMNDALPEIEVHPETYEVRANGELLTCEPAEVLPMAQRYFMF